From the Butyrivibrio fibrisolvens genome, one window contains:
- a CDS encoding thiamine diphosphokinase, with product MDYRDGKCIIVSAGDFEPVDLNIQDEDYLIACDAGFRYLDRMGILPDLIVGDFDSMSSYPEAMNSLREIALEDPDRILGLDVHKDDTDTMKAIKIGFERGYKKFYLYGALGGSRFDHSISNIQALVYIKRHGGKGYIMEPSQIVLIAENETINFSRGMTGILSVFSIGGKAEGVTLKGLEYEMEDGIIGDDFPIGTSNEFIIDEVAQISVRKGTLLLIANWSGAH from the coding sequence ATGGACTATAGAGATGGAAAATGCATAATAGTATCTGCCGGGGATTTCGAACCGGTTGATCTGAATATTCAGGATGAAGATTATCTGATCGCTTGTGATGCGGGCTTTCGCTATCTTGATCGTATGGGAATACTGCCGGATCTTATCGTTGGAGATTTTGATTCAATGTCTTCTTATCCGGAAGCTATGAATTCTCTAAGAGAGATTGCTTTAGAAGATCCTGACAGGATACTGGGCCTTGATGTTCACAAGGATGATACAGATACCATGAAGGCTATAAAGATTGGATTTGAGAGAGGCTACAAGAAGTTTTACTTGTACGGAGCACTTGGCGGAAGCAGATTTGATCATTCCATATCCAATATCCAGGCGCTTGTGTATATCAAAAGGCATGGCGGTAAGGGTTATATCATGGAGCCTTCACAGATAGTTCTTATTGCAGAGAATGAAACTATTAATTTTAGCAGAGGTATGACAGGTATTCTTTCGGTTTTTTCAATTGGCGGAAAGGCAGAAGGAGTGACACTAAAAGGCCTTGAATATGAGATGGAAGATGGAATCATCGGTGATGATTTTCCGATAGGAACAAGTAATGAATTCATTATAGATGAAGTTGCTCAGATATCAGTAAGAAAGGGAACCCTTCTTCTTATTGCAAACTGGAGCGGAGCTCATTAA
- a CDS encoding pentapeptide repeat-containing protein, which translates to MSEEALTPGIKRGFILIRDDFQREGESYADLSEYEQEDMFLYPRLRECFLYEYNGSPCRVFEVDVIDEIEKDPDSRKDRYYTNKVRIMRMVPVEKLMEEMNIGHNCTGYCNSGDDNIGDNNSGYGNMGSKNSGSFNIGDVNSGSFNAGDCNVGEGNVGYYNSGERNNGNHNAGCCNNGDYNAGDFNCGNYNSGAFCTGETPFMLFNQPSPITRDEWMNSEARDILILMPKKSTKWNNSMGLTEKEFQAQPIYGGDEQLDGPTVPHYDKSDRQIWWDKLPQDKKDIVFAIPGFDKEIFEECTGIHVS; encoded by the coding sequence ATGAGCGAAGAAGCCCTTACTCCCGGCATCAAGCGCGGTTTCATACTGATAAGAGATGATTTCCAAAGAGAAGGCGAGTCTTATGCCGACCTGTCCGAATATGAGCAGGAGGATATGTTCTTGTACCCAAGACTGCGTGAGTGCTTCCTTTATGAATATAACGGATCTCCATGCAGAGTGTTCGAAGTAGATGTAATAGATGAAATAGAAAAAGATCCTGACAGCCGCAAAGACAGGTACTATACCAATAAAGTCCGCATCATGAGAATGGTCCCTGTAGAAAAGCTCATGGAAGAGATGAATATAGGCCATAACTGTACAGGATACTGCAATTCCGGCGATGATAATATAGGAGACAACAACTCCGGCTATGGTAATATGGGAAGCAAGAATTCCGGATCCTTCAATATAGGTGATGTCAATTCAGGCTCCTTTAACGCCGGCGACTGCAACGTCGGCGAAGGCAATGTCGGATACTATAATTCAGGTGAAAGAAATAATGGCAATCACAACGCAGGATGTTGCAATAACGGTGATTATAATGCCGGAGACTTCAATTGTGGCAATTATAATTCCGGAGCATTCTGCACAGGCGAGACTCCATTCATGCTCTTCAATCAGCCATCTCCCATCACTCGCGATGAGTGGATGAATTCCGAAGCAAGAGATATACTGATTCTAATGCCCAAAAAATCAACCAAATGGAACAATTCCATGGGCCTTACAGAAAAAGAATTTCAGGCTCAACCAATCTACGGCGGCGATGAACAACTGGATGGGCCTACAGTTCCCCATTATGACAAATCTGACAGACAGATCTGGTGGGACAAACTTCCTCAGGACAAAAAAGACATAGTATTTGCTATTCCGGGTTTCGACAAAGAGATTTTTGAAGAATGTACCGGTATACACGTTAGTTAA
- a CDS encoding DUF1667 domain-containing protein translates to METRELICIGCPMGCQLTVNMEDADNITVTGNTCPRGEAYGKKEVTNPTRIVTSSVKINDGTIARVSVKTENDIPKGKIFDIMKEIREVTVTAPIHIGDVIIKNVADTGVDVIATKDVGRSAAI, encoded by the coding sequence ATGGAGACAAGAGAACTTATATGTATAGGCTGTCCTATGGGATGCCAGCTTACTGTGAATATGGAAGATGCAGATAATATCACTGTTACAGGCAATACCTGCCCAAGGGGCGAAGCTTATGGCAAAAAAGAAGTAACAAACCCTACCCGTATAGTTACAAGTAGTGTTAAAATAAACGATGGTACTATCGCGAGGGTTTCTGTTAAAACAGAAAATGATATTCCTAAGGGAAAGATTTTCGATATCATGAAAGAGATTCGCGAGGTTACTGTGACAGCGCCTATTCATATCGGAGATGTGATCATAAAAAATGTTGCAGATACGGGAGTTGATGTGATCGCAACCAAGGATGTTGGAAGGAGCGCTGCTATCTGA
- a CDS encoding OCRE domain-containing protein → MANDKNNKRVNENKNENENINKDTKSMTKDTKSIGKNADNSLENAKKPEESGTSKKEEYVTTVDPEEELFKNEDKKDPKITGDDKVKADDPKTKEDAKVKADDPKTNEDAKVKADDPKTKEDAKAKADDPKTKEDAKAKADDPKTKEDAKAETDDPNTKEDAKVKADTSKEKDDDKTDLDSFKEAQDTNDSADEDDNDEDIARAQKKARFWKAFDIGQIVLIFVLLFVCLFGTYKLYQNMTAVRFTRALALAQSAQNNGDYADAIKYYEQAIGVDSKSLIAYEELANCYATLNDTENVMNVLYNGWLNTSDQSLLDNYISLKLNSVIATIQTSGGSFEAVEDVLDVLKIDGSNEDALQLLSTLYSYCMIDKNSSGDSVLFWSMDEDEATFDQYIEAVSSMLDIYEIYPSDELEMLIARYIIPEGNVVWINTKNCSDYALLVKDARTLLGESSSLNSFIACLEDADKVSGVFDSIWPLIESGDVEPFRDFMISDDVISLKEYLISGEDQYLELEMENAFCQEGIVMTLEDNLWTYHFPDFSENPATKGVITLQLTYDEVQTAEEAKAEIAEQDELESEESASEDASEDVSEDAVEDDSDDFENASKDASENASNGASEDASKDASEDTYIDNSEDENDLEENAEDEEVIRSGKISMNYEPSVSGGTYFPHVTYYLTCEYEGDIVNYTYQEVITSEDGTKTRTTISNWGDEDLETVVDEEFEEEEEEDTSSDNVNTQPDNTNEEPADTGATPNVIVDPETGAMYDPNTGLQIDPGTGFYIDPATGLYIDPNTWTYIDPATGAVVDPNAAAQTPDAATPEAAPDAAAQGAGA, encoded by the coding sequence ATGGCTAATGATAAAAACAATAAAAGAGTAAACGAAAATAAAAACGAAAACGAAAACATCAATAAAGATACTAAAAGCATGACTAAAGATACTAAAAGTATAGGAAAGAATGCTGACAATTCTTTAGAGAATGCCAAGAAGCCGGAAGAATCAGGTACTTCTAAGAAAGAAGAGTATGTCACAACAGTGGATCCGGAAGAAGAGTTATTTAAAAATGAAGATAAGAAGGATCCTAAAATAACAGGGGATGATAAGGTTAAGGCTGATGATCCCAAGACTAAAGAGGATGCCAAGGTCAAGGCTGATGATCCCAAGACCAACGAGGATGCAAAGGTCAAGGCTGATGATCCCAAGACCAAAGAGGATGCCAAGGCCAAGGCTGATGATCCCAAGACCAAAGAGGATGCCAAGGCAAAGGCTGATGATCCCAAGACCAAAGAGGATGCCAAGGCCGAGACTGATGATCCCAATACCAAAGAGGATGCAAAGGTCAAGGCTGATACTTCCAAAGAAAAAGATGATGACAAGACGGATTTGGATTCTTTCAAAGAAGCTCAAGATACAAACGATAGTGCTGATGAAGATGACAACGATGAAGATATAGCGAGAGCTCAAAAGAAGGCAAGATTCTGGAAAGCTTTTGATATAGGACAGATCGTTTTGATATTCGTGCTGTTATTTGTATGCCTTTTTGGTACTTATAAGCTGTATCAGAATATGACAGCTGTTCGATTTACAAGAGCACTTGCACTGGCACAGTCTGCGCAGAATAATGGTGATTATGCAGATGCCATCAAATACTACGAGCAGGCTATAGGTGTTGACAGTAAATCTTTGATCGCTTACGAAGAGCTTGCTAACTGCTATGCTACTCTTAACGATACTGAGAATGTAATGAATGTTCTGTACAATGGCTGGCTGAACACCAGTGATCAGTCTTTGCTTGATAATTACATCTCATTAAAGCTTAACAGTGTTATTGCCACTATCCAGACATCCGGAGGTAGTTTTGAAGCTGTAGAGGATGTTCTTGATGTTCTTAAGATCGATGGAAGTAATGAAGATGCTCTTCAGCTTCTGAGTACTCTTTACAGCTATTGTATGATCGATAAGAACTCGTCAGGAGATAGTGTACTGTTCTGGTCTATGGATGAAGACGAGGCTACTTTTGACCAATATATTGAAGCAGTATCTTCTATGCTTGATATATATGAGATATATCCAAGTGATGAGCTTGAGATGCTTATAGCAAGATATATCATTCCGGAAGGCAATGTAGTATGGATCAATACCAAGAACTGTAGTGATTATGCACTTCTTGTCAAAGATGCCAGAACTCTTCTTGGAGAGAGTAGTTCACTTAACTCTTTTATAGCCTGCCTTGAAGATGCGGATAAAGTGTCCGGTGTTTTTGATAGCATCTGGCCGCTTATAGAATCCGGAGATGTTGAACCTTTCAGGGACTTCATGATAAGCGATGATGTTATTTCATTAAAAGAGTATTTGATAAGCGGAGAAGATCAGTATCTTGAACTTGAGATGGAGAATGCTTTCTGTCAGGAAGGCATAGTTATGACACTTGAAGATAACTTATGGACTTATCATTTCCCGGATTTTAGTGAGAATCCGGCTACCAAGGGTGTGATAACACTCCAGCTTACATATGATGAGGTGCAGACTGCGGAAGAGGCAAAAGCTGAAATAGCAGAGCAGGATGAACTTGAATCAGAAGAAAGTGCTAGTGAAGACGCCTCAGAAGATGTTTCTGAAGATGCCGTAGAAGATGATTCTGATGATTTTGAGAATGCTTCCAAAGATGCTTCTGAAAATGCTTCTAATGGTGCTTCAGAAGATGCTTCTAAAGATGCCTCAGAAGATACTTATATAGATAACTCAGAAGATGAAAATGATCTAGAAGAAAATGCGGAAGATGAAGAAGTTATAAGATCCGGCAAGATCAGCATGAATTACGAGCCTTCTGTATCAGGCGGAACTTATTTTCCTCATGTGACATATTATCTGACTTGTGAATACGAAGGAGATATTGTTAATTACACATATCAGGAAGTTATAACAAGTGAAGATGGTACTAAGACAAGGACGACCATCAGTAACTGGGGCGATGAAGATCTTGAGACTGTAGTTGATGAGGAGTTTGAAGAGGAAGAAGAAGAAGACACATCCTCTGATAATGTTAATACTCAGCCTGATAATACCAATGAGGAGCCTGCAGATACAGGTGCTACTCCCAATGTTATCGTAGATCCTGAAACCGGAGCTATGTATGATCCTAACACAGGACTTCAGATCGACCCGGGCACTGGATTCTATATTGATCCTGCTACAGGCCTTTATATAGATCCTAATACATGGACATATATAGATCCTGCTACAGGTGCAGTTGTAGATCCCAATGCAGCAGCGCAGACACCTGATGCAGCGACGCCCGAGGCTGCGCCAGATGCTGCAGCGCAAGGTGCAGGAGCTTAA
- a CDS encoding glycerol-3-phosphate responsive antiterminator produces the protein MNTNLSDILADSPVIAAVKDEKGLTKALSCDCGIIFILYGNICNIGDIVEKVDRASKIAIVHADLVNGLSMKEVAVDYIRNSTKAKGIISTKPLLVKRAKELDLIAIQRTFVIDSIAYNNMMKQIREYEPDAIEILPGVMPSVTADVRKAVGIPIIASGLLRTKKDVVAALDAGADAVSTTADDLWSV, from the coding sequence ATGAATACAAATCTATCTGACATACTTGCGGATTCACCTGTTATAGCAGCGGTTAAAGATGAGAAGGGGCTTACTAAGGCGCTTTCTTGTGATTGCGGGATTATCTTTATTTTGTATGGTAATATTTGTAATATAGGTGATATTGTTGAGAAGGTAGACAGAGCTTCAAAGATTGCTATAGTTCATGCAGATCTTGTAAACGGCCTTTCAATGAAGGAAGTTGCTGTTGATTATATCAGGAACAGTACTAAGGCTAAGGGGATCATTTCGACGAAGCCTTTGCTTGTAAAGAGGGCTAAGGAGCTGGATCTGATCGCTATTCAGAGGACCTTTGTGATCGATTCCATAGCGTATAATAATATGATGAAACAGATAAGGGAATATGAGCCTGATGCCATAGAGATACTTCCCGGCGTCATGCCATCGGTTACGGCTGATGTGAGAAAGGCGGTAGGTATTCCTATTATTGCCAGTGGACTTCTTAGGACCAAGAAGGATGTAGTTGCAGCTCTTGATGCAGGGGCAGATGCTGTATCTACAACGGCTGATGACTTGTGGTCTGTTTAA
- a CDS encoding NAD(P)/FAD-dependent oxidoreductase, with amino-acid sequence MNTDVVIIGGGVVGCSIARQLSAYDLKTVLLEKEEDVCSGTSKANSAIVHAGFDAEPGSVKARFNVLGSRMMEELSRELDFPYKKNGSMVLCFDKGDMPKLNELYDRGIKNGVEGLEIITGDQARELEPNVSDEVVAALLARTGAIVCPFNLTIALAENACDNGVEFRFNTEVQNIRKIDGGYSIRTDNGEITTKYVVNAAGVYADKIHNMVSDKKIHITPRKGDYKLMDKEVGTYVSHTIFQLPGKYGKGVLVTPTVHGNLLAGPTAVDVDNKELTSTSAAELDDLTSKAMISVKNVPFRQTITSFSGLRAHEDGDDFIIGECEDAEGFYDAAGIESPGLSSAPAIGVYLADEIAKKAGALKKDNFIATRKGIPHVAEMSFDERAALIKEDPSYGTIICRCEGISEGEIRNSIRRTLGARSMDGVKRRTRAGMGRCQAGFCTPRTMEIIAEELGIPVTQVCKNRRGSELIVGDPRDEVGRN; translated from the coding sequence ATGAACACAGATGTAGTAATCATTGGGGGCGGTGTTGTTGGATGCTCCATAGCAAGGCAGTTGTCAGCTTATGATCTAAAGACAGTGCTTTTGGAAAAAGAAGAAGATGTATGTTCCGGTACGTCCAAGGCTAATAGTGCTATAGTGCATGCAGGTTTTGATGCGGAGCCGGGTTCTGTTAAGGCAAGGTTCAATGTCCTTGGCAGCAGGATGATGGAAGAGCTGTCAAGAGAGCTTGACTTTCCTTATAAGAAAAATGGGTCTATGGTTTTGTGCTTTGACAAAGGCGATATGCCTAAACTTAATGAGTTGTATGACAGGGGTATCAAGAATGGAGTAGAGGGCCTTGAGATAATAACAGGCGATCAGGCAAGGGAGCTTGAACCCAATGTATCGGATGAAGTTGTTGCAGCTCTACTGGCAAGAACCGGTGCTATTGTGTGCCCTTTTAATCTTACTATAGCTCTTGCAGAGAATGCCTGTGATAACGGCGTGGAATTTCGATTTAACACAGAAGTTCAGAATATAAGAAAGATTGATGGCGGTTATAGTATAAGGACTGACAATGGAGAGATAACCACCAAATATGTGGTTAATGCTGCAGGAGTCTATGCAGATAAGATCCACAATATGGTCTCTGATAAGAAGATCCACATAACTCCTCGTAAGGGCGATTACAAGCTCATGGACAAGGAAGTAGGAACATATGTATCTCATACTATATTCCAGCTTCCGGGAAAATACGGTAAGGGAGTCCTTGTAACACCTACTGTTCATGGCAATCTTCTTGCAGGGCCTACTGCTGTGGATGTTGATAACAAAGAGCTTACCTCAACATCAGCTGCAGAACTTGATGATCTGACAAGTAAAGCTATGATCAGTGTTAAGAATGTTCCATTCCGCCAGACGATAACATCTTTTTCCGGACTTCGTGCTCATGAAGACGGTGACGACTTCATAATCGGTGAATGCGAGGATGCAGAAGGCTTCTATGACGCAGCTGGAATCGAGTCTCCGGGACTTAGCAGCGCGCCTGCTATAGGCGTATATCTTGCAGATGAGATTGCCAAAAAGGCTGGAGCCTTAAAGAAAGATAACTTTATTGCAACAAGGAAAGGAATACCTCATGTAGCTGAGATGTCTTTTGATGAAAGGGCAGCTCTTATAAAGGAAGATCCTTCGTATGGAACTATCATCTGCCGCTGTGAGGGTATCTCTGAAGGCGAGATTAGAAACTCTATAAGGAGAACACTTGGAGCAAGATCAATGGATGGTGTAAAGCGCCGCACAAGAGCCGGAATGGGCAGATGCCAGGCTGGTTTTTGCACGCCTCGTACCATGGAGATAATCGCAGAAGAACTCGGTATTCCGGTTACGCAGGTTTGTAAGAACAGAAGAGGTTCTGAGCTTATAGTGGGTGATCCAAGGGATGAAGTTGGAAGGAATTAG
- a CDS encoding NAD(P)/FAD-dependent oxidoreductase: MNSTIKNTTDLVIIGGGPAGLAAALSARKEGVEDILILERDHILGGILNQCIHNGFGLHTFKEELTGPEYAGRFIERVVNEKIAYKLNTMVIDISKDKEVTYINKEDGLTTIKAKAIVLAMGCRERPRGALNIPGFRPAGIYTAGTAQRLMNIEGHMVGRKVVILGSGDIGLIMARRMTLEGAKVEVVAELMPYSGGLKRNIVQCLDDYGIPLKLSHTVVDIEGKDHVTGITIAQVDDNRKPIPGTEQHYEADTLLLSCGLLPENELTRGIGASMCPVTSGPNVSDKLETSIDGIFACGNVLHVHDLVDYVSEEASLAGKNAASYINGGKSEGGKVITLIADGGVRYTVPQSLDIVNMNDKVVVRFRVGDVYKNRSICVYYGDEKVQNIKKRVMAPGEMEQVILTKSSFDNYKNIESIRICTQEN; the protein is encoded by the coding sequence ATGAATAGTACTATTAAAAATACAACAGATCTTGTGATCATAGGAGGCGGCCCGGCAGGGCTTGCTGCAGCGCTTTCTGCCAGGAAAGAAGGCGTAGAAGATATACTGATACTTGAGCGTGACCATATTCTAGGAGGGATCCTGAATCAGTGCATTCACAATGGATTTGGTCTTCATACATTCAAGGAGGAGCTGACAGGCCCTGAATATGCAGGACGTTTTATAGAGCGTGTTGTTAATGAGAAGATCGCATATAAACTTAATACTATGGTCATAGATATCAGTAAAGATAAGGAAGTTACTTATATCAACAAAGAAGATGGTCTTACTACTATCAAGGCTAAGGCGATAGTGCTGGCTATGGGATGCAGGGAACGCCCGAGAGGAGCTCTTAATATCCCGGGATTCAGACCGGCGGGTATCTATACTGCCGGAACTGCGCAGCGTCTTATGAATATTGAAGGCCATATGGTGGGGCGAAAGGTTGTGATCTTGGGTTCCGGTGATATAGGTCTTATCATGGCTCGCCGTATGACTTTGGAAGGAGCTAAGGTTGAGGTTGTGGCAGAACTTATGCCGTATTCGGGAGGCCTTAAGAGGAATATAGTGCAGTGCCTTGATGACTATGGTATTCCGCTTAAACTGAGCCATACTGTTGTTGATATTGAAGGAAAAGACCATGTGACAGGCATTACGATAGCTCAGGTTGATGATAACAGAAAACCTATCCCGGGAACAGAGCAGCATTATGAAGCAGATACACTTCTATTATCATGTGGACTTCTTCCTGAGAATGAACTTACGAGGGGCATTGGAGCTTCGATGTGTCCTGTGACCAGTGGGCCTAATGTAAGTGATAAGCTCGAGACAAGCATTGACGGGATCTTTGCCTGTGGCAATGTCCTTCATGTGCATGATCTTGTGGATTATGTTTCGGAAGAGGCTTCACTTGCCGGCAAGAATGCAGCTTCTTACATAAATGGTGGTAAGAGTGAAGGCGGCAAGGTCATAACTCTGATCGCTGATGGCGGCGTCCGTTATACAGTTCCTCAAAGTCTTGATATTGTTAACATGAATGACAAGGTGGTTGTGAGATTCAGAGTTGGGGATGTATACAAGAATCGCAGCATCTGCGTATATTATGGCGATGAGAAGGTTCAGAATATCAAAAAGAGAGTCATGGCTCCCGGAGAGATGGAGCAGGTGATCCTTACCAAGAGCTCTTTTGACAATTATAAAAATATTGAATCAATACGCATATGCACACAAGAAAACTGA
- a CDS encoding HAD-IIA family hydrolase — MDKKKLLEDTDLFVLDMDGTFYLGDNILPGALSFIEAAAKKGKDYLFFTNNASTRPEAYIDKLAGMGCFITRDKIMTSGDVMIRFLKSKYPGQSVYLLGTKPLIESFEDAGIKLDDEHPDIVVVSFDKTLTYEKLERACTFIRQGATFLATHMDINCPVEGGFIPDCGAICAAISLSTGRQPRYVGKPFKETVDMILDKTGYKRENITFVGDRLYTDVATGVNNGARGVLVLTGETHLEDVDISDTKPDAIYDSIAQMGQLMLS, encoded by the coding sequence ATGGATAAAAAGAAGTTACTTGAAGATACAGATCTTTTCGTGCTTGATATGGATGGCACATTTTACCTTGGAGATAATATTCTCCCAGGGGCGCTTTCCTTTATTGAAGCTGCTGCAAAGAAAGGGAAGGATTATCTTTTTTTTACAAATAATGCATCCACAAGGCCGGAGGCTTATATTGACAAGCTTGCTGGCATGGGATGCTTCATAACAAGGGATAAGATCATGACGTCTGGGGATGTTATGATCAGATTCCTTAAGAGCAAATATCCGGGACAGTCCGTATATCTGCTTGGTACAAAGCCTCTTATCGAGAGCTTCGAGGATGCGGGTATCAAGCTGGATGACGAGCACCCGGATATTGTTGTTGTAAGTTTTGATAAGACTCTTACTTATGAGAAGCTTGAAAGAGCCTGCACTTTCATAAGGCAGGGAGCTACTTTCCTTGCAACACATATGGATATCAATTGCCCTGTTGAGGGGGGATTTATTCCGGACTGCGGTGCGATATGCGCTGCGATCAGTCTGTCAACAGGAAGACAGCCCAGATATGTAGGCAAGCCCTTTAAAGAGACGGTTGATATGATTCTTGACAAGACCGGATATAAGAGAGAAAATATTACGTTTGTAGGTGACAGGCTTTATACTGATGTTGCAACCGGAGTCAATAACGGCGCTCGCGGTGTTTTGGTACTGACTGGAGAGACTCATCTTGAGGATGTTGACATTAGTGATACCAAGCCTGATGCTATCTATGACTCGATTGCGCAGATGGGACAGCTGATGTTATCCTAA
- a CDS encoding MalY/PatB family protein, with the protein MGKYNFDKVIDRKSSWAIKWDIKDGELPMWVADMDFETAPEVKEALVERLGVGAYGYTYIPDEWYDAYISWWKRRHHLKINKDELIFSTGVIPTLSSSVRKLTTPNENVVIMTPVYNVFYNCIVNNGARALESRLVMKDGRWEIDFEDLEQKLSDPQTTLLILCNPHNPVGRIWSKEELIKIGELCYKHRVTVISDEIHCDITDPDKEYVPFAAASDICRDISITALAPSKSFNMAGMATSAAFVPNEFLRHKVWRQINTDECGEPSFLAVTAAIAAFTKGEEWLDELNEYVYGNKCYCEEFITNNIPGVKILHSEATYLIWVDCSDITKGKDDLARFIREKTGLFITRGGQYGPGGEGFLRINLACPRSIVVDGMDRLKKGIELYKEAHEDKE; encoded by the coding sequence ATGGGAAAATATAATTTTGACAAAGTAATTGACAGAAAATCATCCTGGGCGATCAAGTGGGACATCAAAGACGGTGAACTTCCCATGTGGGTTGCCGACATGGATTTTGAGACAGCACCTGAAGTCAAAGAAGCACTGGTAGAAAGACTTGGAGTTGGTGCATATGGATATACCTATATTCCTGACGAGTGGTATGATGCTTATATTTCCTGGTGGAAAAGGCGTCATCATCTTAAGATCAACAAGGATGAACTTATATTCTCTACAGGTGTTATCCCGACTCTATCAAGCTCAGTCAGAAAACTTACAACTCCTAATGAGAATGTTGTGATCATGACTCCTGTTTATAATGTCTTCTATAACTGCATTGTTAATAACGGTGCCAGAGCCCTTGAATCAAGACTTGTTATGAAGGATGGAAGATGGGAGATCGATTTTGAAGATCTGGAGCAGAAGCTTTCGGATCCTCAGACTACGCTTCTTATATTATGTAATCCTCACAATCCTGTGGGCCGCATCTGGTCAAAAGAAGAGCTTATCAAGATAGGAGAACTTTGTTATAAGCACCGCGTAACTGTTATATCTGATGAGATTCACTGCGACATCACAGATCCAGACAAGGAGTATGTACCTTTTGCAGCAGCATCTGATATCTGCAGGGATATAAGTATTACTGCTCTGGCGCCTTCCAAGTCTTTCAACATGGCAGGTATGGCTACAAGTGCAGCTTTTGTTCCTAATGAGTTTTTGAGACATAAGGTATGGAGACAGATCAATACAGATGAGTGCGGAGAACCGTCATTTCTTGCAGTGACTGCTGCGATAGCTGCTTTTACCAAAGGTGAAGAATGGCTCGATGAACTCAACGAGTATGTATATGGTAATAAATGCTATTGTGAGGAATTTATTACTAATAATATACCAGGGGTTAAAATACTTCATTCAGAGGCAACTTATCTTATCTGGGTTGATTGCAGTGATATCACTAAAGGAAAAGATGATCTGGCCCGCTTTATCAGAGAAAAGACAGGACTGTTTATAACAAGAGGCGGTCAATATGGACCTGGCGGCGAGGGATTCCTTCGTATAAACCTTGCATGCCCCAGAAGCATTGTAGTTGATGGCATGGACAGGTTAAAAAAGGGAATTGAACTGTATAAAGAAGCTCATGAAGACAAGGAATAG
- a CDS encoding DUF3737 family protein, whose protein sequence is MSDSKRFNPVNRSGEEIHEEQLSGERALYRGRDLKIYDTVFHDGESPLKESRNIELYGCEFQWKYPVWYADNVYVKDCVWQEMGRSGVWYTNNMTIEDSLIGAPKNFRRCKNLKIRNSSIPNAQETLWMCDGVELSNVTARGDYFGMNSDNIKVDHLELFGNYAFDGSKNVEVRNSRLVTKDCFWNCENVTVYDSYISGEYLAWNTKNLTFINCTIESNQGLCYINNLKMINCKLVNTRLAFEYAYDVDAEVINRVDGILNPGSGSIKAREIAELIIEPDNCDISKTNIMIKDSQSGEFRSLQTENKE, encoded by the coding sequence GTGTCCGATTCTAAGAGATTTAATCCTGTAAATAGATCAGGTGAAGAGATACATGAAGAGCAGTTGTCAGGTGAGAGAGCACTCTATAGAGGGCGTGATCTTAAGATATATGATACAGTTTTTCATGATGGAGAGTCTCCGCTTAAGGAGAGCAGGAATATAGAGCTGTATGGCTGTGAGTTCCAATGGAAATATCCTGTATGGTATGCGGACAATGTATATGTCAAGGACTGCGTATGGCAGGAAATGGGCAGATCAGGAGTCTGGTATACAAATAATATGACAATTGAAGACAGTCTTATTGGTGCTCCAAAGAATTTCAGACGATGTAAGAATTTAAAGATCAGAAATTCCTCTATCCCTAATGCACAGGAGACATTGTGGATGTGCGATGGAGTGGAGCTATCCAATGTTACAGCAAGAGGCGACTATTTTGGAATGAATTCTGATAATATCAAAGTAGATCACCTGGAGCTTTTTGGCAATTATGCCTTTGATGGTTCTAAAAATGTTGAAGTCAGAAATTCAAGGCTTGTGACCAAGGACTGCTTCTGGAACTGCGAGAATGTAACTGTATACGATTCATATATATCAGGAGAATATCTTGCTTGGAATACCAAGAATCTTACTTTTATAAACTGTACTATAGAATCTAACCAGGGACTTTGCTATATAAATAATCTTAAGATGATCAACTGCAAGCTTGTAAATACCAGACTTGCGTTTGAATATGCATATGACGTGGATGCTGAGGTTATAAACAGAGTAGATGGAATCTTAAATCCCGGATCAGGCAGTATAAAGGCAAGAGAGATAGCAGAGCTCATAATTGAACCTGATAACTGCGATATCAGTAAGACCAATATTATGATCAAGGATAGTCAGAGCGGAGAATTCAGAAGTCTGCAAACAGAAAATAAAGAATAA